The segment TGGGTTTTGCCTTTTTGAATCAAAATTTGGGCctttgagcatttttttttactaagtgGGTATCAGTGAGATTTAGTTTTAGGGTCTTTGAGACTTTAGAGGCTTTGATCAGTGTAGCTTagccaaaactaaaaaaaaaaaaattatggagttattttttaggaatttttttttgaaatattaatggAGTTTTTTTATTAAGCTTTACCTTGAGTTTGATCAGGGAATATAGTGACGCATGAATTGATGTGATATCTCATGCGAATATGGTTAATTTTCTCTCTGCATAGAAGTGGACTTGTCTTTTGTAATTCTCATTTTCACATTACTTTAGGCCATAAACAGTGTTTTAAACaaatagctctctctctctctctccctctctcacgcTCTAcgtcttttatctttattttatattatttattgtagGGGAACATGAAGCTTACCTGcttttaagtaaaaaataacaTCTGTGTTTgagctttaatttttttggtaagcaAATGTAGGAGTGATTTATATGTATGCAATGTTTTGGGTGATTAGGATTACAATCTTCTTGTTCTTTCCTTATTTGTGTAGAATATATGGTATGTATTCAAAGTGTATAAATGCTTCTAtgtatgcattttattttttataattaattattgaagGAAAGATGGTATTTTGGGATTAATTTTCTGAAATGTTGTCACTACAGGCGTTTAAAATGAATGGGATTCAGAGCAGGAAACCTTACACTACTGAGAATCCCATCCCAGGATGTCTGGGAAGAATGGTGAACCTTTTTGATTTGAGTTCGGGCGTTGCTGGAAACAAGATGCTTACCGATAAACCGCATCGTGATGGTAGTTTCCTTTCTCATATTTCTCTTCATCGTtgactataattttttttgactgaTCTTTGCTTTGGTAATCAGTTACTCTATAAATTCTTGAGCGGTTATGGCATATGATTGTATTAATCgtgtaatgaaaaaaattttgacagcCCCATTTGTTAAAGTTCACTTGTTTTAATGTCAGTCTATTCCAttactggattttttttttttgcctattgTAGTTGTTTTCAAAAAGAACTACGTGCAATGTCATTTGGCATTGTTAACTATAACTTTTAAATTGCCTTGTACGTTCTGAAGTTCTTGAACAATATACATTATGCTAGTGGagaattttgatttaattttgttCATCTGTCTGCTTGGCCTGTATTATTGGCATCATGCGTAAATTCCTTCAGGTTGATGTAGATCCCCTTCTTTGGTGGTTAGTTAATTTGCTTTCTCTGTCTATGCTTCTCTCTCATGGGTGGGGgtataaatcataaaataatatcTCCCCCACCAGATAGAGGCTTGAAGTAATTATCATTTTGAGCTCAATTGAGTAATATTGTTGTTAAATTACAATATCCTCTTTTCTCTCCTCAACCAGGCCGGCTACTTCTCTTATGGTTTCTTTAGTTGTAtattttagattaaattattGCCGATGAGCTCTAATTTAATACAACTTCCTCCTTCCTATATAAAGAGATGGAGAGTATGGTCGTGGGTGTGCATTTTTAacttaacaaataaatttaaattattttatactatttctaTCTATTGTTGAGATGGAATTGGTTGTTTGGCAGGTTCTTCGCTATCAAGGAGTAGATCGGATGTGGCAAGGACACGGAGTCCTCTTGGAGATCAGATAGAGGATAAATTGGTaacttttagggttattgtgcATAATTAATTATAGACCAGTTTGGAAACAATTTCTATGCAAGTGTCTCTCATTCATTTCTGAATCATTATAAGCTTCGATGTCCTGATTTGTGTTGCATTTCTGTGGAGCATGCAGATTGTGTCCGACTCAAGGTTCTCTTCAAGCAAGAAGGCAAATGGAACACCCATGAAGATGCTTATAGACCAAGAAATGTTAAAAGAAGGGGACTCCAAGCACAATCCACCCAATGTGGTTGCCAAGTTGATGGGGCTTGATGCCTTCCCCCACGTGCAGCCTGATTCAGCTGCTCAAAGAAACCGTGCAAGAGGTTATTCACGGCGTAGTTTAAGTCATTCAGGAATACCATTGGGTTCTTGGCAGCAAGAAGAGGGCTTTTCTGACAAAGGCATGCTATGTGAAGTTTATCAGTCTCCAGAACAGAATGAATATAAAGATGTTTATGAAATCTGGCAGCAATCTGAAAAGACAAATTGTAGAAGAGATAAATCACCACAGAAGGGAAGGCATAATGACAATATCAATGAGAAAAAGATGGCTCTTGTTCGTCAAAAATTCATGGAAGCAAAGCGACTCTCTACAGATGAAAGGCTTCGCCAATCTAAGGAATTTCAAGATGCATTGGAAGTTTTAAGTTCCAATAAAGATTTATTACTGAAGATTTTGCAAGAACCAAATTCCTTATGTTCCCAACATCTATATGACCTGAAGTCTATTCCTCCACCTCCTGAGACAAAGCGAATCACTGTTCTTAGACCTTCGAAGATGGTTGATAATGACAAATTTGTTGGATCAGGGAAAAAGAAtgataaacaaataaagaagcCGGCTAAGGTGAACCAAGCGGTTATGTGGGACAAAGGTGACCCTGGATATTCTCCTAGTTCTGTGAATCAGAAAGTTGATGAAAGTCCTTTTCAACCAACTAGAATAGTGGTATTGAAGCCTAGCCCTGGCAAGAGTCAAGACATCAAGGCTGTTGTTTCTTCACCTTCCTTATCACCAAAAATATTGCATGGTGAAAGCTTTTATGAGGAAGATGAAGACACTGAAATATTAGAATCAAGGGAAATGGCAAAGGAGATCACCAGGCAGGTGCGTGAAAATTTGATGGGTCACCTAAGGGATGAGACTTTGCTTTCTTCTGTTTTTTCCAATGGCTACACTGGTGATGAGAGTTCATTTAATAAATCAGAGACTGAGTATGCAGCGGGAAATCTTAGTGATTCTGAAGTCATGTCACCGTCTCCTAGGCATTCATGGGATTACATCAATAGGTTTGGTAGCCCTTATTCTCCTTCATCCTTCAGCCGTGCATCATGTTCTCCAGAGTCATCAGTTTGTAGAGAAGCAAAGAAGCGACTCTCTGAAAGATGGGCCATGATGGCATCACTTGGGACTTCTCAAGAACAAAGACATGCCCGGAGAAGCTCTAGTACTTTGGGTGAGATGCTTGCTCTTTCGGATACAAAGAAGTCAGTGGGATCTGAGGACAAGGATAGTAATAAAGAACAAGATCCAAGGGAATCAGTCTCATGTGTAaccaataatttaaataaagaagaaggtGTGGTTGATTCTCCTAAAAATCTTCTGAGGTCAAAATCTGTTCCTGCATCTTCTACAGTGTATGGTGCCAGGCTCAATGTTGAAGTTTCTGATATTGAGGTGGTCAGAACACATGTTCCCAAGGAGCTGACAAAAGCAAAGGGCATGAAATCATCATTCAAAGGGaaggtttcaagttta is part of the Quercus robur chromosome 9, dhQueRobu3.1, whole genome shotgun sequence genome and harbors:
- the LOC126698689 gene encoding uncharacterized protein LOC126698689 isoform X1, translating into MNGIQSRKPYTTENPIPGCLGRMVNLFDLSSGVAGNKMLTDKPHRDGSSLSRSRSDVARTRSPLGDQIEDKLIVSDSRFSSSKKANGTPMKMLIDQEMLKEGDSKHNPPNVVAKLMGLDAFPHVQPDSAAQRNRARGYSRRSLSHSGIPLGSWQQEEGFSDKGMLCEVYQSPEQNEYKDVYEIWQQSEKTNCRRDKSPQKGRHNDNINEKKMALVRQKFMEAKRLSTDERLRQSKEFQDALEVLSSNKDLLLKILQEPNSLCSQHLYDLKSIPPPPETKRITVLRPSKMVDNDKFVGSGKKNDKQIKKPAKVNQAVMWDKGDPGYSPSSVNQKVDESPFQPTRIVVLKPSPGKSQDIKAVVSSPSLSPKILHGESFYEEDEDTEILESREMAKEITRQVRENLMGHLRDETLLSSVFSNGYTGDESSFNKSETEYAAGNLSDSEVMSPSPRHSWDYINRFGSPYSPSSFSRASCSPESSVCREAKKRLSERWAMMASLGTSQEQRHARRSSSTLGEMLALSDTKKSVGSEDKDSNKEQDPRESVSCVTNNLNKEEGVVDSPKNLLRSKSVPASSTVYGARLNVEVSDIEVVRTHVPKELTKAKGMKSSFKGKVSSLFFSRSKKSNKDKCAASQTKDEANFASPETTASPSHPHGVISDDASQRVNDGRLCPDPHVSAGKSSPDMTSMGQKQGIASCEAGLSVTKPGNVIENQDQPSPISVLEPPFEDDNATLESSGRLLPIKSNLIDKSPPIESMARTLSWDDACAETATPYTLKPSVSPGTEEAEQDWLGLVQTLLSVSGLEDEVQLESFSANWHSLESPLDPSLRDKYASLHDKELLHEAKRRQWRSNRKLVYDCVNAALMEITGYGCLMGRQRNGANSRVLEGASPMLADCVWAQIKDWFFNEGRCFLGDVGECNNLVERMVRKEVVGKGWNELLRLEIDNYGKEIEGKLLEELVEEAVIDLTGRL
- the LOC126698689 gene encoding uncharacterized protein LOC126698689 isoform X2, with the translated sequence MNGIQSRKPYTTENPIPGCLGRMVNLFDLSSGVAGNKMLTDKPHRDGSSLSRSRSDVARTRSPLGDQIEKKMALVRQKFMEAKRLSTDERLRQSKEFQDALEVLSSNKDLLLKILQEPNSLCSQHLYDLKSIPPPPETKRITVLRPSKMVDNDKFVGSGKKNDKQIKKPAKVNQAVMWDKGDPGYSPSSVNQKVDESPFQPTRIVVLKPSPGKSQDIKAVVSSPSLSPKILHGESFYEEDEDTEILESREMAKEITRQVRENLMGHLRDETLLSSVFSNGYTGDESSFNKSETEYAAGNLSDSEVMSPSPRHSWDYINRFGSPYSPSSFSRASCSPESSVCREAKKRLSERWAMMASLGTSQEQRHARRSSSTLGEMLALSDTKKSVGSEDKDSNKEQDPRESVSCVTNNLNKEEGVVDSPKNLLRSKSVPASSTVYGARLNVEVSDIEVVRTHVPKELTKAKGMKSSFKGKVSSLFFSRSKKSNKDKCAASQTKDEANFASPETTASPSHPHGVISDDASQRVNDGRLCPDPHVSAGKSSPDMTSMGQKQGIASCEAGLSVTKPGNVIENQDQPSPISVLEPPFEDDNATLESSGRLLPIKSNLIDKSPPIESMARTLSWDDACAETATPYTLKPSVSPGTEEAEQDWLGLVQTLLSVSGLEDEVQLESFSANWHSLESPLDPSLRDKYASLHDKELLHEAKRRQWRSNRKLVYDCVNAALMEITGYGCLMGRQRNGANSRVLEGASPMLADCVWAQIKDWFFNEGRCFLGDVGECNNLVERMVRKEVVGKGWNELLRLEIDNYGKEIEGKLLEELVEEAVIDLTGRL